From Mastacembelus armatus chromosome 13, fMasArm1.2, whole genome shotgun sequence, one genomic window encodes:
- the rrp8 gene encoding ribosomal RNA-processing protein 8, with translation MFNQDEDWNDEQDAQILSQTVFKNTQKAKSSSTVKSKAVGKKSLLRTLQTLGAVPEWKSDNHQQDSDSETEAAPSHNKKKKKKRSKKRKHAETSEEQQGNRDLDQSVKEEKPVTKKRKKDNKFGCPKAKTTSVGEVTQKEITKSTKIEVNKTEKMERLSRQQWKNKMKNKRKCNNKYRQKKPEEVNNTEPADKQRPKEDVKTDPYSKNNSSENIIQTAATKKKKEKEYKLQKKKISNEDVFSTTATQTEREKKQQIDKELKTKVGQVKKRTTESSVDGSKQKPKVTITDYKTQSPTKSRKPELSKEQSLKREKLWKMLHSHKEDQQESPVEQKDAPVAPQEEVKQDRSASLRFRMEQRLESARFRYINEVLYSTSSCEAKRMFKQDPQAFWIYHRGYTAQVQRWPTNPLDTIINYIQQKPSSLVVADFGCGDCKIARSVKNKVHSFDLEAACELVTVCDMANVPLDDGSVDIAVFCLSLMGTNLADFIIEANRVLKMGGVLKIAEVASRFDNVRSFVTALANLGFKAMSKDTENTHFYSFEFVKTGDSPENVKKFGLQLKPCVYKKR, from the exons ATGTTTAATCAAGATGAAGACTGGAATGACGAACAAGACGCTCAAATTCTGAGTCAAACTGTTTTCAAAAACACCCAAAAGGCgaagagcagcagcactgtgaag TCCAAAGCTGTTGGGAAAAAAAGCCTGCTGCGGACCCTGCAGACACTGGGAGCAGTACCAGAATGGAAGAGCGATAACCATCAGCaggacagtgacagtgagacaGAAGCAGCTCCATCAcacaataagaaaaagaaaaagaagaggagtaaaaagagaaaacatgcagaaacatcAGAGGAGCAGCAGGGGAACAGAGACTTAGATCAGAGTGTCAAGGAGGAGAAACCTGTAactaaaaagaggaaaaaagacaacaaatttG GCTGCCCAAAAGCAAAAACCACATCTGTAGGTGAAGTCACACAGAAAGAAATTACAAAATCTACAAAGATAGAGGTGAACAAAACAGAGAAGATGGAGAGACTGAGCAGacaacagtggaaaaacaaaatgaagaacaagaggaaatgtaataataaatatcgCCAGAAGAAACCTGAAGAAGTAAATAATACAGAGCCTGCAGATAAACAAAGGCCAAAGGAAGATGTCAAAACAGATCCATATAGCAAGAAtaacagcagtgaaaatatCATTCAGACAGCAGccaccaaaaagaaaaaggagaaagaatataagctacagaaaaagaaaataagcaaCGAGGATGTATTCTctacaacagcaacacagacagagagagaaaaaaagcaacagaTTGACAAGGAACTAAAAACAAAGGTTGGCCAAGTTAAGAAACGTACAACTGAATCTTCTGTTGATGGATCAAAACAGAAACCTAAAGTGACAATCACAGATTATAAGACACAGTCACCCACAAAAAGTCGGAAACCTGAGCTGAGCAAAGAACAAAgtctaaaaagagaaaagctgtgGAAGATGCTCCACAGCCACAAAGAAGACCAACAAGAAAGTCCTGTAGAGCAGAAAGACGCTCCAGTGGCACCACAGGAAGAGGTGAAACAGGACCGCTCTGCCTCCCTCAGGTTCCGCATGGAGCAGCGGCTGGAATCAGCTCGTTTCCGTTACATTAACGAAGTCTTGTACAGCACGTCCAGCTGTGAGGCGAAGCGTATGTTCAAACAGGATCCACAGGCCTTCTGGATCTACCACAGGGGTTACACGGCACAGGTTCAGAGGTGGCCCACCAATCCGTTGGACACAATCATCAATTACATTCAGCAGAA ACCGTCCTCACTAGTGGTTGCAGACTTTGGTTGTGGGGACTGTAAAATAGCACGCAGTGTGAAGAACAAAGTGCACAGCTTCGACCTGGAAGCTGCCTGCGAGCTTGTTACTGTCTGTGACATGGCCAAT GTCCCACTTGATGACGGCTCTGTGGATATCGCTGTGTTCTGCCTTTCGTTAATGGGGACCAACCTGGCAGATTTTATAATAGAGGCTAATCGAGTCTTAAAGATGGG AGGGGTCCTTAAAATAGCTGAAGTGGCAAGTAGATTTGACAACGTACGGAGCTTCGTTACTGCACTAGCAAATCTTGGATTTAAGGCAATGTCCAAG GATACAGAGAACACTCATTTCTACTCCTTTGAATTCGTGAAGACGGGAGATTCTccagaaaatgtaaagaaatttgGGCTGCAGTTGAAGCCCTGTGTTTACAAGAAAAGATGA
- the LOC113146280 gene encoding integrin-linked protein kinase — protein MDDIFTQCREGNAVAVRLWLDNTENDLNQGDDHGFSPLHWACREGRSSVVDMLIMRGARINVMNRGDDTPLHLAASHGHQDIVGKLIQCKADTNAANEHGNTPLHYACFWGQDQVAEDLVTNGAQVSICNKYGETPLDKAKPHLRELLREKAEKMGQSLTKIPFKDTFWKGTTRTRPRNGTLNKHAGIDYKQLSLLAKINENQSGELWQGRWQGNEIVVKVLKVRDWTTRKSRDFNEEYPKLRIFSHPNVLPMLGACQSPPAPHPIIITHWMPYGSLYNVLHEGTNFVVDQTQAVKFALDIACGMAFLHTLEPMIPRHYLNSKSVMIDEDMTARISMADVKFSFQCPGRMYSPAWVAPEALQKKPEEINRRSADMWSFAILLWELVTREVPFADLSNMEIGMKVALEGLRPTIPPGISPHICKLMKICMNEDPAKRPKFDMIVPILEKMQDK, from the exons ATGGATGATATCTTCACGCAGTGCCGGGAAGGCAATGCAGTAGCAGTTCGCTTATGGTTGGACAACACAGAGAATGACCTTAATCAGGG AGATGACCATGGCTTCAGCCCTCTTCACTGGGCCTGCAGGGAGGGCCGCTCCAGTGTAGTGGACATGCTCATCATGAGAGGAGCTCGCATTAATGTCATGAACCGTGGAGATGACACGCCTCTTCACCTGGCCGCCAGCCATGGACATCAAGACATTGTAGGAAAG TTGATCCAGTGTAAGGCAGACACTAATGCAGCCAATGAACACGGGAACACACCACTGCATTATGCCTGCTTCTGGGGCCAAGACCAAGTAGCTGAG gATCTTGTGACTAATGGGGCTCAAGTGAGCATCTGTAACAAATATGGGGAAACTCCCCTGGACAAAGCCAAACCTCACCTGCGTGAACTCCTCAGAG AAAAAGCTGAGAAAATGGGACAGAGCTTAACTAAAATTCCCTTCAAGGACACATTCTGGAAAGGCACCACCAGAACTCGACCCC GCAATGGCACTTTGAACAAACACGCTGGCATTGACTACAAACAGCTCTCTCTGCTAGCTAAAATAAACGAGAACCAGTCTGGGGAG CTGTGGCAAGGGCGTTGGCAAGGAAATGAAATTGTTGTTAAGGTCCTAAAAGTTCGTGACTGGACAACAAGGAAGAGCAGAGACTTCAATGAGGAATACCCCAAACTCAG GATATTTTCCCATCCAAATGTCCTGCCCATGTTGGGAGCATGTCAGTCTCCTCCCGCCCCTCAccccatcatcatcacacactgGATGCCTTATGGCTCCCTCTACAACGTACTGCATGAAGGCACCA ATTTTGTGGTGGACCAGACACAGGCAGTAAAGTTTGCACTGGACATTGCTTGCGGAATGGCTTTCTTACACACACTTGAACCCATGATCCCCCGACATTATCTCAACAGCAAGAGTGTTATG ATAGATGAAGACATGACAGCCAGGATCAGCATGGCAGATGTCAAGTTCTCCTTCCAGTGTCCTGGCAGGATGTACTCACCTGCATGGGTAGCCCCTGAGG CTTTGCAAAAAAAGCCAGAAGAGATCAATCGTCGATCAGCAGACATGTGGAGCTTTGCTATCCTGCTGTGGGAGCTGGTGACCAGAGAGGTTCCCTTTGCAGACCTCTCCAACATGGAAATAGGCATGAAG gTTGCCTTGGAGGGCTTAAGGCCCACTATTCCCCCCGGCATCTCACCCCATATTTGCAAGCTCATGAAGATATGCATGAATGAAGACCCAGCAAAGAGGCCTAAATTTGACATGATTGTACCAATTCTGGAAAAAATGCAGGACAAGTGA
- the apbb1 gene encoding amyloid-beta A4 precursor protein-binding family B member 1 isoform X2, translating into MGGHDDENMPYVVNKQKQDEELKNKLNESSHWCDQESTGNNAKWVKEGQNQLRKVAENQQDQDHNCNISQNGNNEDFPHQNTTREEQQRNEEQNKSPKIAMTPGLNQEESKNILNEPLLIDTLESTEVKDKEREEDGNEKEKKSEGDHEICVDTRGEKVAQSNAESQREGTVVGRNACLLFSNMNGTPSDEESSWPALSQDNAADSSPNGNRESFWDSSAFETDTDLPSGWMRVRDTSGTYYWHIPTGTTQWEPPSPLGKVGDSMMSSTMSLETTPCEEPEESWAQLSSTDEGAGEGELWKEEGEVASDQSLKEFEGATLRYASINLNYNCSQSEEEEKLTPLCTDLETKCFAVRSLGWVEMSEEDMAPGKSSVAVNNCIRQLSYHKHNLHDTAGIWGEGKDMLMVLENDTMNLIDPLGQTLLHAQPIGSIRVWGVGRDNGRDFAYVARDNLTQVLKCHVFRCDSPAKNIATSLHEMCSKIMMERKTTKPGVNRLSSDSSKSVVIPVEEFPAPKNELFQRFHVYYLGCEPVTKPVGMDIINDALEAAMNGKDKNDWTPVSVNVAPATLTILSKQNEEVLSECRVRFLSFMGVGKDVHTFAYIMAEGPRDFTCHMFWCEPNAASLSEAVQAACMLRYQKCLDARPPSLASCLPTPPADSVARRVKKGVQSLLGSFKSYRSGSQSP; encoded by the exons ATGGGTGGCCATGATGATGAAAATATGCCATATGTtgtgaacaaacaaaagcaagaTGAAGAGCTAAAGAACAAGTTGAACGAAAGCAGCCACTGGTGCGACCAGGAGTCCACCGGCAACAATGCCAAGTGGGTCAAAGAAGGCCAGAACCAGCTGCGGAAAGTAGCTGAGAACCAGCAGGACCAGGACCACAACTGCAATATCAGCCAGAATGGCAACAATGAAGACTTCCCTCATCAGAACACCACTCGGGAAGAGCAACAGCGAAATGAGGAGCAGAACAAGTCTCCCAAAATAGCAATGACCCCTGGTCTTAATCAGGAAGAGTCCAAGAACATCCTTAATGAGCCGCTACTCATCGACACTCTGGAGTCCACAGaagtgaaagacaaagagagagaagaggatggtaatgagaaggagaagaaatcAGAGGGTGATCATGAGATATGCGTTGATACCAGAGGAGAAAAAGTGGCACAGAGTAATGCAGAGTCTCAGAGAGAAGGCACTGTTGTTGGGAGAAATGCCTGCCTCCTCTTCTCCAACATGAACGGGACACCAAGTGATGAAGAGTCCAGCTGGCCTGCACTGTCTCAGGATAATGCAGCCGACAGCTCTCCAAATGGCAACAGAG AATCCTTTTGGGACTCCAGCGCTTTTGAGACAGACACAGATCTGCCTTCAGGATGGATGAGGGTGCGAGATACATCAGGCACATACTACTGGCACATCCCCACAGGCACCACTCAGTGGGAACCTCCATCACCACTGGGTAAAGTTGGCGACTCCATGATGTCCTCCACTATGTCCCTGGAGACTACACCCTGTGAGGAACCTGAG GAGTCTTGGGCTCAACTTTCTAGTACAGATGAAGGAGCTGGTGAAGGGGAATTGTGGAAG gaggagggagaggttGCATCTGATCAAAGTCTGAAGGAGTTTGAAGGGGCAACTCTACGCTATGCTTCCATCAATCTGAA CTACAATTGCTCCCAGtctgaggaagaagagaagcTCACTCCTCTCTGCACAGATTTAGAAACTAAG TGTTTTGCGGTGCGTTCCCTGGGCTGGGTAGAAATGTCTGAGGAGGACATGGCACCCGGCAAAAGCAGTGTTGCTGTCAACAACTGCATTCGGCAGCTCTCTTATCACAAACACAACCTTCATGACACAGCTGGTATCTGGGGAGAG GGTAAGGACATGCTGATGGTTCTGGAGAATGACACCATGAACTTGATCGACCCTCTCGGCCAGACTCTACTTCATGCTCAACCGATTGGCAGCATCCGTGTTTGGGGTGTAGGCAGAGACAATGGCAG GGATTTTGCATATGTGGCTCGAGACAACCTGACCCAAGTTCTGAAGTGTCATGTTTTCCGCTGTGACTCACCTGCCAAGAATATTGCCACCAGCTTACATGAGATGTGCTCAAAG aTAATGATGGAGAGAAAGACAACCAAGCCAGGGGTGAACAGGCTCAGCTCTGATTCCAGTAAATCTGTGGTCATCCCCGTTGAAG AGTTTCCTGCTCCAAAAAATGAACTTTTCCAGCGCTTCCATGTTTATTACCTAGGTTGTGAGCCTGTGACTAAGCCAGTTG GTATGGATATAATCAATGACGCACTAGAGGCTGCAATGAAtggtaaagataaaaatgactGGACTCCTGTCTCTGTGAATGTCGCACCAGCCACTCTCACAATACTCTCAAAACAG AATGAGGAGGTGCTGTCAGAGTGCAGGGTTCGTTTCCTGTCTTTCATGGGTGTGGGGAAAGACGTCCACACCTTCGCTTACATCATGGCGGAGGGTCCCAGAGATTTCACCTGTCATATGTTTTGGTGTGAACCAAATGCCGCCAGTCTGAGTGAGGCCGTACAGGCTGCCTGCATG cttcGCTATCAGAAATGTTTGGATGCTCGTCCTCCCAGCCTGGCCTCCTGCCTGCCCACTCCTCCTGCTGACTCTGTGGCTCGTCGGGTCAAGAAGGGGGTGCAGAGTCTGCTGGGCAGCTTTAAGAGCTACAGGTCAGGCTCTCAATCTCCTTGA
- the apbb1 gene encoding amyloid-beta A4 precursor protein-binding family B member 1 isoform X1 — protein sequence MGGHDDENMPYVVNKQKQDEELKNKLNESSHWCDQESTGNNAKWVKEGQNQLRKVAENQQDQDHNCNISQNGNNEDFPHQNTTREEQQRNEEQNKSPKIAMTPGLNQEESKNILNEPLLIDTLESTEVKDKEREEDGNEKEKKSEGDHEICVDTRGEKVAQSNAESQREGTVVGRNACLLFSNMNGTPSDEESSWPALSQDNAADSSPNGNRESFWDSSAFETDTDLPSGWMRVRDTSGTYYWHIPTGTTQWEPPSPLGKVGDSMMSSTMSLETTPCEEPEESWAQLSSTDEGAGEGELWKEEGEVASDQSLKEFEGATLRYASINLNYNCSQSEEEEKLTPLCTDLETKCFAVRSLGWVEMSEEDMAPGKSSVAVNNCIRQLSYHKHNLHDTAGIWGEGKDMLMVLENDTMNLIDPLGQTLLHAQPIGSIRVWGVGRDNGRERDFAYVARDNLTQVLKCHVFRCDSPAKNIATSLHEMCSKIMMERKTTKPGVNRLSSDSSKSVVIPVEEFPAPKNELFQRFHVYYLGCEPVTKPVGMDIINDALEAAMNGKDKNDWTPVSVNVAPATLTILSKQNEEVLSECRVRFLSFMGVGKDVHTFAYIMAEGPRDFTCHMFWCEPNAASLSEAVQAACMLRYQKCLDARPPSLASCLPTPPADSVARRVKKGVQSLLGSFKSYRSGSQSP from the exons ATGGGTGGCCATGATGATGAAAATATGCCATATGTtgtgaacaaacaaaagcaagaTGAAGAGCTAAAGAACAAGTTGAACGAAAGCAGCCACTGGTGCGACCAGGAGTCCACCGGCAACAATGCCAAGTGGGTCAAAGAAGGCCAGAACCAGCTGCGGAAAGTAGCTGAGAACCAGCAGGACCAGGACCACAACTGCAATATCAGCCAGAATGGCAACAATGAAGACTTCCCTCATCAGAACACCACTCGGGAAGAGCAACAGCGAAATGAGGAGCAGAACAAGTCTCCCAAAATAGCAATGACCCCTGGTCTTAATCAGGAAGAGTCCAAGAACATCCTTAATGAGCCGCTACTCATCGACACTCTGGAGTCCACAGaagtgaaagacaaagagagagaagaggatggtaatgagaaggagaagaaatcAGAGGGTGATCATGAGATATGCGTTGATACCAGAGGAGAAAAAGTGGCACAGAGTAATGCAGAGTCTCAGAGAGAAGGCACTGTTGTTGGGAGAAATGCCTGCCTCCTCTTCTCCAACATGAACGGGACACCAAGTGATGAAGAGTCCAGCTGGCCTGCACTGTCTCAGGATAATGCAGCCGACAGCTCTCCAAATGGCAACAGAG AATCCTTTTGGGACTCCAGCGCTTTTGAGACAGACACAGATCTGCCTTCAGGATGGATGAGGGTGCGAGATACATCAGGCACATACTACTGGCACATCCCCACAGGCACCACTCAGTGGGAACCTCCATCACCACTGGGTAAAGTTGGCGACTCCATGATGTCCTCCACTATGTCCCTGGAGACTACACCCTGTGAGGAACCTGAG GAGTCTTGGGCTCAACTTTCTAGTACAGATGAAGGAGCTGGTGAAGGGGAATTGTGGAAG gaggagggagaggttGCATCTGATCAAAGTCTGAAGGAGTTTGAAGGGGCAACTCTACGCTATGCTTCCATCAATCTGAA CTACAATTGCTCCCAGtctgaggaagaagagaagcTCACTCCTCTCTGCACAGATTTAGAAACTAAG TGTTTTGCGGTGCGTTCCCTGGGCTGGGTAGAAATGTCTGAGGAGGACATGGCACCCGGCAAAAGCAGTGTTGCTGTCAACAACTGCATTCGGCAGCTCTCTTATCACAAACACAACCTTCATGACACAGCTGGTATCTGGGGAGAG GGTAAGGACATGCTGATGGTTCTGGAGAATGACACCATGAACTTGATCGACCCTCTCGGCCAGACTCTACTTCATGCTCAACCGATTGGCAGCATCCGTGTTTGGGGTGTAGGCAGAGACAATGGCAG GGAAAG GGATTTTGCATATGTGGCTCGAGACAACCTGACCCAAGTTCTGAAGTGTCATGTTTTCCGCTGTGACTCACCTGCCAAGAATATTGCCACCAGCTTACATGAGATGTGCTCAAAG aTAATGATGGAGAGAAAGACAACCAAGCCAGGGGTGAACAGGCTCAGCTCTGATTCCAGTAAATCTGTGGTCATCCCCGTTGAAG AGTTTCCTGCTCCAAAAAATGAACTTTTCCAGCGCTTCCATGTTTATTACCTAGGTTGTGAGCCTGTGACTAAGCCAGTTG GTATGGATATAATCAATGACGCACTAGAGGCTGCAATGAAtggtaaagataaaaatgactGGACTCCTGTCTCTGTGAATGTCGCACCAGCCACTCTCACAATACTCTCAAAACAG AATGAGGAGGTGCTGTCAGAGTGCAGGGTTCGTTTCCTGTCTTTCATGGGTGTGGGGAAAGACGTCCACACCTTCGCTTACATCATGGCGGAGGGTCCCAGAGATTTCACCTGTCATATGTTTTGGTGTGAACCAAATGCCGCCAGTCTGAGTGAGGCCGTACAGGCTGCCTGCATG cttcGCTATCAGAAATGTTTGGATGCTCGTCCTCCCAGCCTGGCCTCCTGCCTGCCCACTCCTCCTGCTGACTCTGTGGCTCGTCGGGTCAAGAAGGGGGTGCAGAGTCTGCTGGGCAGCTTTAAGAGCTACAGGTCAGGCTCTCAATCTCCTTGA
- the LOC113125576 gene encoding uncharacterized protein LOC113125576 isoform X3 has product MLCCWWQAPRSHQLDEDSVTCEVQHLTLPNPKPTTVRVETYARPNVTIKAELVEQGRNKFWVVSCISSGGRPDTDISLALNTNEELQIENNTYLGIQTRSIRLPASLYEGHNVTCMFDHPKFTHRMSRVITLPSFYFSGVRLLDSKPGINGDVVSDTESLELQEGQSDTVIGLQVIGNVPRYNVTCKKDDGPLPGGVELIGSNLTILGPVDHHHAGLYECAFSYHHLKAMLHINITVKPQVLQPVPPTIRVDLQIEDRHRVIECSAADAVPAANMSWLLPEGVSGAPWFNFTSHNGSHSVRGVLLLPVCLPWELTVECVINHPAFDKPENRSITFPLCDTPLLSVSVMRQQNSHLWLAVCDCIGEGAEINLTWVLPDKSQKSLQSEYEGHALKSRLTYEFPLALHEGQNLTCVYNFEQRLMERRSVHIPRFYISAVRVLNHTTTLQSRYSGKPIIHRLSLQENHHKQKILLHVEGNVPQYDLSCKRSDGSLVYMEGLAIVFQPDLSEQDEGLYTCQASFYHHKATVDIQVEIMSQDKYFVLVAISCVSSASAIVFILVATLWVCCKRNSSTQHEKQESLSALTTLMQDPSSPEAKKQSKEYAHLVSYSIVFDVKSTV; this is encoded by the exons CAAGGCCAAATGTGACCATTAAAGCAGAGCTGGTAGAGCAAGGAAGAAATAAGTTCTGGGTGGTCTCTTGCATTTCATCTGGAGGGAGACCTGACACAGACATATCCTTGGCTTTGAACACCAACGAAGAGCTGCAGATAGAGAACAACACATACTTGGGCATACAAACTAGATCAATCCGCCTCCCTGCATCATTGTATGAAGGCCACAATGTCACCTGCATGTTTGACCACCCCAAATTTACACACAGAATGTCAAGAGTCATAACACTGCCATCTTTTT ATTTTTCTGGAGTTCGGTTGTTGGACTCAAAACCAGGAATCAACGGTGATGTCGTTTCAGACACTGAATCTTTAGAGCTGCAGGAAGGACAAAGTGACACTGTAATTGGCCTACAGGTCATTGGGAATGTGCCACGTTATAATGTTACCTGCAAGAA ggaTGATGGACCCTTGCCTGGAGGTGTTGAGCTGATTGGCAGCAACCTCACAATTCTGGGTCCTGTCGATCATCACCATGCTGGCCTGTATGAATGTGCCTTCTCTTATCACCATCTTAAAGCAATGCTGCATATTAACATCACAGTTAAACCTCAAGTTCTTCAGCCTG TTCCACCTACAATCCGAGTTGATTTGCAGATTGAAGATAGACACAGGGTGATTGAGTGCTCAGCAGCTGATGCTGTTCCTGCAGCCAACATGTCCTGGCTTCTACCAGAGGGTGTGTCTGGAGCCCCTTGGTTCAATTTCACTTCTCATAATGGAAGCCACTCTGTCAGGGGAGTTTTACTCCTCCCTGTCTGCTTGCCTTGGGAGCTCACTGTGGAGTGTGTGATAAATCACCCAGCATTTGACAAGCCAGAGAATAGAAGCATAACATTCCCTCTTTGCG ACACCCCTCTGCTGAGTGTGTCGGTGATGAGACAGCAAAACTCTCATCTCTGGCTGGCAGTGTGTGACTGCATAGGGGAGGGTGCAGAGATAAATCTCACCTGGGTTCTTCCTGACAAAAGCCAAAAATCCCTGCAATCAGAATATGAAGGACACGCCCTGAAATCCAGGCTGACGTATGAGTTTCCTTTGGCCCTTCATGAGGGGCAGAACCTCACCTGTGTGTACAATTTTGAACAACGGCTCATGGAGAGGAGGAGTGTTCATATCCCCAGATTCT atATTTCCGCTGTGAGAGTCTTGAACCACACGACTACTTTGCAAAGCCGCTACAGTGGTAAACCCATCATACACAGACTGTCTCTCCAGGAAAATCATCACAAGCAGAAAATATTGCTCCATGTCGAAGGCAATGTGCCGCAGTATGACCTCAGCTGTAAAAG GAGTGATGGCTCACTTGTCTATATGGAAGGGCTGGCAATAGTCTTCCAGCCAGACCTCTCAGAGCAGGATGAAGGCCTGTACACCTGCCAGGCATCCTTCTATCACCACAAGGCCACAGTCGACATTCAAGTGGAGATCATGAGTCAGGACAAATACTTTG TGCTGGTAGCCATTAGCTGCGTTTCTTCAGCCTCAGCCATCGTGTTCATCCTTGTCGCCACTCTCTGGGTGTGCTG caaGAGAAATAGCAGCACACAACATGAG AAGCAGGAGTCTCTCTCAGCCTTGACAACTCTGATGCAGGATCCCAGCTCTCCTGAGGCGAAGAAACAAAGTAAGGAATACGCTCACCTGGTCAGTTACTCCATAGTCTTTGATGTGAAGAGCACAGTGTAA